A genomic stretch from Sphingobacterium sp. ML3W includes:
- a CDS encoding SDR family oxidoreductase, giving the protein MSNNPFSLKDKIVVITGGTGILGEAFVEALAEAGAKVAILGRNEQIGKERVQQVESLGGEAIFVEVDIMDEQDVIRAKDEILDKWGRIDALVNAVGGNIPGATIGADQDLFASNIQDTIKAIELNLYGTIIPTHIIGRVIAESGKGAIVNISSLTANRPFTRVLGYTVAKHGIDGYTKWMATELAQRYGDQVRVNAIAPGVFLTKQNKNLLINPDGSYSERTKRILSGTPYNRLGDPRELKGTLIYLLSDASAFVTGETVFVDGGFNAWCGV; this is encoded by the coding sequence ATGAGTAATAATCCATTTTCATTAAAAGATAAGATTGTCGTGATCACAGGTGGTACGGGGATTCTTGGTGAGGCATTTGTGGAGGCGTTGGCTGAGGCAGGGGCAAAAGTAGCTATTCTTGGGCGTAACGAGCAGATCGGAAAAGAGCGTGTACAGCAAGTAGAATCTCTCGGAGGGGAGGCCATATTTGTAGAGGTTGATATCATGGACGAACAGGATGTCATTAGAGCAAAGGATGAGATCCTTGATAAATGGGGGCGAATAGACGCTCTGGTGAACGCTGTCGGTGGAAATATTCCAGGCGCGACAATAGGTGCTGACCAAGATCTATTTGCAAGTAATATTCAAGACACGATTAAAGCGATCGAGCTAAATCTCTATGGAACAATTATCCCAACACATATTATTGGTCGCGTAATTGCAGAAAGCGGAAAAGGAGCCATCGTAAATATCTCCTCCTTGACAGCAAACCGGCCTTTCACTCGGGTATTGGGATATACAGTTGCCAAACATGGTATTGACGGCTATACAAAATGGATGGCAACGGAACTTGCGCAGCGTTATGGTGATCAAGTTCGCGTCAATGCAATTGCGCCGGGTGTCTTCTTGACCAAACAAAACAAAAATCTATTGATAAATCCAGACGGTAGCTATAGTGAACGTACCAAGCGGATACTTAGCGGAACACCTTATAACCGACTGGGAGATCCACGGGAATTAAAAGGAACTTTAATCTATCTATTGAGCGATGCCTCAGCTTTTGTAACTGGTGAGACAGTCTTTGTAGATGGTGGTTTTAATGCATGGTGCGGCGTTTAA
- the uxuA gene encoding mannonate dehydratase: protein MNKLEQTWRWYGPNDPVSLQDVKQAGATGIVTALHHIPHGEVWPLADIQERKRIIEDAGLVWSVVESVTVHEEIKTKGPRVDEYIAKYNQTLANLAECGIKTVCYNFMPVLDWTRTQLDLVMADGSKALYFDWIDLALFDIFILERADAEKDYSENIVKRATKRFGEISEQQKDSLADVVLMGIPGEKNVELDALKASIDTYKHIGRDGLRSNLVYFLNGISAVCEANGICMTIHPDDPPYPILGLPRIASNGEDLGYILSEVPQQFNGICFCTGSLGASQTNDLPAILEQVKARVNFVHLRNVKKDTIGSFYEADHLDGDVNMHKIMQILVAENQLRSTAIPFRPDHGHQMLDDLNKVTNPGYSAIGRLRGLAELRGLEYGIAGE from the coding sequence ATGAATAAATTAGAACAAACATGGCGTTGGTATGGTCCCAACGATCCAGTATCCTTGCAGGATGTTAAACAGGCAGGTGCAACGGGCATCGTTACGGCTCTACATCATATTCCCCATGGCGAGGTTTGGCCTCTTGCCGATATTCAGGAGCGAAAACGTATTATCGAAGATGCAGGTTTGGTTTGGTCCGTGGTAGAGAGTGTAACGGTCCATGAAGAAATTAAAACAAAAGGACCTCGAGTTGATGAATATATCGCTAAGTATAACCAGACACTAGCTAATCTTGCGGAATGCGGTATTAAAACAGTCTGTTACAATTTTATGCCAGTACTGGATTGGACCAGAACGCAACTGGATTTGGTGATGGCAGATGGCTCAAAGGCTCTTTATTTTGACTGGATTGACCTGGCACTTTTTGATATCTTTATTTTAGAACGAGCTGATGCGGAAAAAGACTATTCAGAAAATATTGTCAAAAGAGCAACGAAGCGCTTTGGTGAAATTTCCGAACAACAAAAAGATAGCTTGGCCGATGTCGTTCTGATGGGAATTCCGGGAGAAAAAAATGTGGAATTGGATGCTTTAAAAGCCAGTATTGATACGTATAAACATATTGGAAGGGATGGCTTGCGTAGCAATCTAGTCTACTTTCTAAACGGAATTTCTGCGGTATGTGAGGCAAACGGCATCTGTATGACGATCCATCCCGATGATCCACCTTATCCGATTTTAGGTTTGCCACGTATTGCTAGCAATGGTGAAGATCTTGGCTATATCTTGAGTGAAGTGCCTCAACAATTCAATGGTATCTGTTTTTGTACAGGTTCTTTAGGAGCTAGCCAGACCAATGATTTACCGGCGATATTAGAGCAGGTAAAGGCGCGGGTAAACTTTGTCCATTTGCGGAATGTTAAGAAAGATACCATTGGTAGTTTCTATGAAGCAGATCATTTGGATGGGGATGTGAATATGCATAAAATTATGCAAATTTTGGTTGCTGAAAATCAGTTGCGATCTACTGCTATTCCATTTAGACCTGATCATGGACATCAGATGTTGGACGATCTTAACAAGGTGACAAACCCTGGTTATTCTGCTATTGGCCGATTAAGAGGTTTAGCTGAATTACGAGGATTGGAATATGGAATTGCTGGTGAGTAA
- a CDS encoding LacI family DNA-binding transcriptional regulator: MSRTTLKDIALELNISVSTVSKALSDSYEISEATKKMVQEYAKKHNFHPNKLARSLKIGKSNTIGVIVSNISNTFVSQILDGIQIASQQTIYDVIFMQSREDERVEKNCIDVLRMRGIDGLMIAPVSSGSNIEELKDLIKAKIPVVIFDRINHKLDTFKVGVNNFQGAYNATQHLIQQGKRNILHITGKNLGVAEERLSGFKAALSDAGIPFNERHYIECSFNSTVDLDNSIKEIIIKEYIDGKKIDAIFGATDVITTRTLGILAELQIKVPTEVAVIGFSNTQIAASLNPALSTVVQPATEIGEIATKKLIDTINQTRPIHEFETIELPTQLVVRKSSL, from the coding sequence ATGAGCAGAACTACCCTGAAAGATATAGCCTTAGAACTCAACATTTCTGTTTCGACAGTTTCCAAAGCACTATCAGACAGCTACGAAATCAGTGAAGCAACTAAAAAAATGGTTCAGGAGTACGCTAAAAAGCATAATTTCCATCCCAATAAGTTGGCACGAAGTTTAAAAATCGGAAAATCAAATACCATTGGAGTCATTGTTTCCAATATCAGCAATACATTCGTATCTCAAATTCTCGATGGAATTCAGATCGCTTCCCAACAAACCATCTACGATGTTATCTTTATGCAAAGTAGAGAGGATGAACGCGTAGAAAAGAATTGTATAGATGTATTAAGAATGCGAGGCATAGATGGGCTAATGATCGCTCCCGTGTCTTCTGGGTCAAATATTGAAGAGCTTAAAGACCTCATTAAAGCTAAAATACCGGTTGTTATCTTTGACCGCATCAATCACAAATTGGACACATTTAAAGTCGGAGTCAATAATTTTCAAGGAGCATACAATGCAACCCAACACCTTATTCAACAAGGAAAACGGAATATTTTACATATCACAGGAAAAAACCTAGGTGTTGCCGAAGAACGTTTAAGTGGTTTTAAAGCAGCTCTCTCTGATGCGGGCATACCTTTTAATGAAAGACATTACATCGAATGTAGCTTTAACAGCACGGTTGATTTAGACAATAGTATAAAAGAAATTATAATTAAAGAATATATTGATGGCAAAAAAATCGATGCAATTTTCGGCGCAACGGATGTTATCACAACAAGGACATTGGGCATTTTAGCCGAACTTCAGATCAAAGTTCCGACGGAAGTTGCTGTCATCGGATTTTCTAATACACAAATTGCAGCCTCATTAAACCCTGCACTGTCAACTGTCGTACAACCTGCAACTGAAATCGGTGAAATAGCAACAAAAAAACTGATTGACACAATTAATCAGACAAGACCAATTCACGAATTTGAAACCATAGAACTTCCGACACAGCTTGTCGTAAGAAAATCTTCGTTATAA